The following are encoded in a window of Bacillus sp. SORGH_AS_0510 genomic DNA:
- a CDS encoding SET domain-containing protein, whose amino-acid sequence MFEVKKCKYGRGIFATRDISKGELIHVAPVIISPKSEYKHLKKTILMDYVFWWGEECAVALGYGSLFNHSYTPNALYKLRKKNKTIDFVAYKDIKAGEEIMVNYNGDPEDQTEIWFDVL is encoded by the coding sequence ATGTTTGAAGTGAAGAAATGTAAATACGGTAGAGGAATATTTGCAACTCGTGATATTTCAAAGGGTGAACTTATTCATGTTGCTCCAGTCATTATTTCACCTAAGAGCGAATACAAACACTTAAAGAAAACGATTTTGATGGATTACGTCTTTTGGTGGGGAGAAGAATGTGCGGTAGCATTAGGTTATGGTTCTTTATTTAACCACTCGTATACACCTAATGCCTTATATAAACTTCGCAAAAAAAATAAAACAATTGATTTTGTTGCCTATAAAGATATTAAAGCTGGTGAAGAGATCATGGTAAATTACAATGGAGACCCAGAGGATCAAACAGAAATTTGGTTTGACGTACTATAA
- a CDS encoding spore germination protein: MKSDDFVHYCYPVLNHHYWISYYQSIVDPDVLHKDIMCYLEKGSGNSLESIQSVIPIENIIITSDVSTIRNKMHSGYVVIQLEEYDPFCLLVQSESHQSRAISLPEVEFSVVGPKEAFVESLNININLVRKRLPVQELTVKQFEIGRLSKTNIAVIYLDGIANEENVNTVIQRVSEIDFDQIIDSSFITQIISDNHKSIFPQLVDTERPDRVVAVLAEGKVVIIVDGSPHALIGPTSLVEFFSAFEDYYLNPLIASTFRVIRLFAVSFSILVTPIYVAALTFHYELIPKDLMGTLITSRRGVPLPPILEAIFLELTIELLREAGARLPTKVGQTIGIVGGIVIGTASVEAGLTSNVLLIIVALAALASFTTPVYQMGNTIRLLRFPFLIFANIYGMLGVVICFCYLLTHLLRLTSLGRPFLEPLYPSRMQDLKDAIFRFPFSASAKRPIKLQTDNPIRFNPKKAKENKDVDE, encoded by the coding sequence ATGAAATCTGATGATTTCGTTCACTATTGTTACCCAGTACTGAACCACCATTATTGGATTTCCTATTATCAATCGATTGTGGATCCTGATGTTTTACATAAAGATATTATGTGTTATCTAGAAAAAGGAAGCGGAAATTCTCTAGAAAGTATCCAATCAGTCATTCCAATTGAGAACATCATCATTACTAGTGATGTCAGCACTATTAGGAATAAGATGCATTCAGGATATGTAGTTATACAACTAGAAGAGTACGATCCTTTTTGTTTATTGGTTCAATCTGAATCGCATCAGTCACGTGCGATATCACTCCCTGAAGTAGAGTTTTCGGTTGTTGGCCCGAAGGAAGCGTTCGTTGAATCGTTAAATATTAATATAAATTTAGTCAGAAAAAGGTTACCTGTACAGGAATTGACCGTCAAGCAATTTGAGATTGGCAGATTATCAAAAACAAATATAGCTGTTATTTACCTTGATGGTATTGCTAATGAGGAGAATGTTAATACGGTAATTCAACGGGTTTCAGAGATAGATTTTGATCAAATAATTGATAGCTCCTTTATCACACAGATTATTTCTGATAACCACAAATCTATATTCCCACAATTGGTTGATACCGAAAGACCAGATCGAGTTGTGGCGGTCTTAGCTGAGGGAAAGGTGGTCATTATCGTTGATGGCTCACCGCATGCATTAATTGGTCCAACATCATTGGTCGAATTTTTCTCAGCATTTGAAGATTATTATTTAAATCCATTAATTGCTTCTACCTTTAGAGTCATTCGTTTATTTGCAGTTAGTTTCTCTATTTTAGTCACTCCTATTTATGTGGCAGCATTGACATTTCATTATGAATTAATTCCAAAGGATTTAATGGGGACGCTTATTACTTCACGACGGGGAGTTCCACTCCCACCCATATTAGAAGCCATCTTTCTTGAATTAACGATTGAACTGTTAAGAGAAGCGGGAGCCAGGCTTCCAACCAAGGTTGGTCAGACAATTGGTATCGTGGGAGGGATTGTTATTGGGACTGCTTCAGTTGAAGCTGGTTTAACAAGTAATGTACTCCTTATTATTGTTGCTTTGGCGGCACTAGCATCATTTACAACACCTGTTTATCAAATGGGTAATACTATTCGTTTACTACGCTTTCCATTTTTAATATTTGCAAATATTTATGGAATGCTTGGTGTGGTCATATGCTTTTGCTATTTGTTAACTCATTTACTTAGATTAACTTCACTTGGTAGACCATTTTTGGAACCATTATATCCTAGTCGTATGCAAGATTTAAAAGATGCCATTTTTAGGTTTCCATTTTCAGCTAGTGCTAAGAGACCAATAAAGTTACAAACTGATAATCCCATACGTTTTAATCCCAAGAAAGCAAAAGAAAATAAAGATGTTGATGAATGA
- a CDS encoding Ger(x)C family spore germination protein: MKTKLEVPYLFQFLKPDKSVSSGTFSNVSGLIRENRAKLDSESSKPLLSGKLELALYNEELAKHGIYEYLDYLNRDPSVGSHVYLAVVEGKAKDYLTKKYETQDTGLYISGIIEKNIKRGTIPKTNLHQLLYKYYSKGADFSLPLLVLIDDKVKINGIALFKGDKYVGKILYNQLFAFRTLVEDYKFGLYPLHIKGNTADLENINSKKHFKVDNSGPIPKIKIDIEIEGVIREYKGTKMNHKVVQRLEKQFEEQLNKDFKKIISKAQALKVDSLSIGNILNSRIRHFDLKRYRDYYPEMIIEAEAKVSITEFGVTQ, translated from the coding sequence ATGAAGACCAAATTAGAGGTACCGTATCTATTCCAGTTTTTAAAACCAGATAAATCTGTTTCAAGCGGAACATTTTCAAATGTATCAGGCTTAATTCGAGAAAACCGAGCAAAACTAGACTCTGAATCAAGTAAGCCATTACTTAGTGGCAAATTAGAGCTTGCTTTATATAACGAGGAGCTTGCTAAGCATGGAATATATGAGTATCTTGATTATCTAAACCGAGATCCAAGTGTAGGATCGCATGTATATCTTGCAGTAGTGGAGGGAAAGGCGAAGGATTATTTAACCAAAAAATATGAAACTCAGGATACTGGTCTTTATATTTCAGGAATTATCGAAAAAAATATCAAAAGAGGGACCATACCAAAGACTAATCTTCATCAGTTGCTCTATAAGTATTACTCCAAAGGAGCAGATTTTTCGCTTCCACTTTTGGTGTTAATAGATGATAAGGTTAAAATCAATGGAATAGCTTTATTTAAGGGAGATAAATACGTTGGTAAAATTTTGTATAATCAACTTTTTGCCTTTAGGACACTGGTTGAAGATTATAAATTTGGTTTATACCCTCTACATATTAAAGGAAATACGGCAGACCTTGAAAATATTAACTCTAAAAAACATTTCAAGGTTGATAATAGTGGCCCCATTCCAAAAATTAAAATAGATATAGAAATTGAAGGTGTGATTAGGGAATATAAAGGTACAAAAATGAACCATAAAGTAGTTCAAAGATTGGAGAAGCAGTTTGAGGAACAATTAAATAAAGATTTTAAGAAAATCATATCTAAAGCACAGGCATTAAAGGTTGATTCCCTTTCTATTGGGAATATACTTAACAGTCGCATTCGTCACTTTGATTTAAAAAGATATAGGGATTATTATCCTGAAATGATTATAGAAGCAGAGGCAAAAGTTAGCATTACTGAGTTTGGCGTAACACAATAA
- a CDS encoding alpha/beta-type small acid-soluble spore protein: MARNKLLVPGAENVLDQMKEEIANEFGVQLGADTTARANGSVGGEMTKRLVAYAEQSLRNHQGQ; encoded by the coding sequence ATGGCTAGAAACAAACTTTTGGTTCCTGGTGCAGAGAATGTTCTGGACCAAATGAAGGAAGAAATTGCCAACGAGTTTGGAGTTCAACTTGGTGCTGATACGACCGCACGAGCAAATGGTTCAGTTGGCGGTGAAATGACGAAACGTCTTGTCGCTTATGCTGAACAAAGCTTACGAAATCACCAGGGTCAATAA
- a CDS encoding SLC13 family permease gives MKESVIIQQKKRIQLKFGFLKKDLVFTISLFLAACSCFIHPPKLEYINFNVLVSLFNLMLAIKALEELKVLDKFAITILNKTKNSKNVSAILTLLCFFSSMFVTNDVALLTFVPLTLVISKMTKINMMETIILQTIAANIGSSLTPMGNPQNLFIYSYYGLTALPFFLTIFMITVIGVVILYFLIQRLQSNQVKVDLNTVSYGNRKKTIVWVVVLAIIIASIFGLINYPLAFIITLGATVILSANLLLKIDYLLLITFVCFFIFIGNISNSITVQSFASASLKNTSSVYFSSILLSQFISNVPASILLAQFTTDWKPLLQGVNIGGLGTVIASLASVISYKLYIQENPHESKKYLIKFSIYNFSFLAFLSLAQYLVLKFMGFF, from the coding sequence GTGAAGGAATCTGTTATCATTCAGCAGAAAAAAAGAATTCAATTAAAATTTGGTTTCTTAAAAAAGGACTTAGTTTTTACTATTTCGTTGTTCTTAGCAGCTTGCAGCTGTTTCATCCATCCACCAAAACTAGAATATATTAATTTTAATGTTTTGGTGAGTTTATTTAATTTGATGCTTGCAATAAAGGCATTGGAAGAATTAAAGGTTTTAGACAAATTTGCAATCACAATATTAAATAAAACAAAGAATAGTAAGAATGTTTCTGCCATACTAACACTATTATGCTTTTTTAGCTCAATGTTTGTGACAAACGATGTAGCATTACTTACTTTTGTTCCTTTAACCCTAGTAATTAGTAAAATGACAAAAATAAACATGATGGAAACCATTATTCTTCAAACCATAGCAGCTAATATTGGAAGCAGCCTAACTCCGATGGGTAATCCACAAAATTTGTTCATTTATTCATATTACGGTTTGACAGCTCTGCCATTTTTCTTGACGATTTTTATGATAACCGTTATCGGTGTGGTGATTCTCTATTTTCTGATTCAAAGACTTCAATCAAATCAAGTAAAAGTGGATTTAAATACTGTTAGTTATGGGAACCGAAAAAAGACAATCGTTTGGGTAGTGGTGTTAGCCATCATTATTGCTTCCATTTTTGGTTTAATCAATTATCCATTAGCTTTTATCATCACACTTGGTGCAACAGTTATTTTAAGTGCTAATCTTCTACTAAAAATAGATTATCTGCTTTTAATTACATTTGTCTGCTTTTTTATTTTTATCGGGAATATTTCAAATTCAATTACTGTTCAAAGCTTTGCAAGTGCCAGTCTGAAAAACACTTCTTCAGTGTATTTTAGTTCGATTCTATTAAGCCAGTTTATCAGCAATGTACCTGCATCCATCCTACTAGCACAGTTTACTACAGACTGGAAACCTTTACTCCAAGGTGTAAATATAGGTGGATTAGGAACGGTTATCGCATCCTTAGCAAGCGTTATTTCCTATAAATTGTATATCCAAGAAAACCCCCATGAAAGTAAGAAATACTTAATAAAATTTAGCATATATAATTTCTCTTTTTTAGCATTTTTATCCTTAGCTCAGTATTTAGTTTTGAAATTCATGGGTTTTTTTTAA
- a CDS encoding IS3 family transposase (programmed frameshift) — protein sequence MTKFTKDEKIRISLRYIKGQESVKEIARDENVSVAELTSWIRLYEQHGVEAFLKSYTSYSAEFKMDVLNYMNETGTSSIDAAAIFNISSSRLIRKWRNQAETGGFDALISKKKGRPSMNKKAKKTTESIPADGSVDALEARIKQLEMENAYFKKVECFSSNARKITNKIKAQVIFELKDIYDVVELAKVARIPRSTYYYWEKRLNCKDKYAEVKEAIQKIYHEHKGRYGYRRITKELKKYGFHHDPKTVNRLMNDMGIKCMVRMKKYRSYKGQKGRIAPNLLMRDFKAEKMNEKWVTDVTEFHLFGEKRFLSPVMDLCNGEIIAYTLMNRPVYKLVSDMLDQALTHLQPGNEVILHSDQGWHYQMKQYQKTLQTHGIKQSMSRKGNCLDNASMESFFGVLKSELLYLQEFDSMEHFEEELKQYIEYYNHKRMKVNLKDLSPVEYRTQVLEAA from the exons ATGACTAAATTTACAAAAGATGAAAAAATACGTATCTCCTTACGTTATATAAAAGGGCAGGAAAGTGTTAAAGAAATCGCTCGAGATGAAAATGTGAGCGTAGCCGAATTAACTTCTTGGATTCGTTTATATGAGCAACATGGTGTAGAAGCCTTTCTAAAATCATATACAAGCTATTCTGCAGAGTTTAAAATGGATGTACTTAACTATATGAACGAAACGGGTACGTCCTCAATTGATGCAGCTGCGATTTTCAATATCTCCTCTTCAAGATTAATTAGAAAATGGCGAAATCAAGCTGAAACAGGTGGATTTGATGCCCTCATATCAAAGAAAAAGGGGCGTCCATCCATGAATAAAAAAGCGAAAAAAACAACAGAATCAATACCAGCTGATGGATCTGTAGATGCACTTGAAGCACGCATTAAACAACTCGAAATGGAGAATGCATACT TTAAAAAAGTTGAATGCTTTAGTTCAAATGCAAGAAAAATTACAAATAAAATCAAAGCGCAAGTAATTTTTGAACTAAAGGACATCTACGATGTCGTGGAATTGGCTAAAGTCGCACGCATTCCACGAAGCACTTATTATTACTGGGAAAAACGATTAAATTGCAAAGATAAATATGCAGAGGTAAAGGAGGCAATTCAAAAGATTTATCACGAACATAAAGGGCGTTATGGTTATCGTCGCATCACAAAAGAACTGAAGAAATATGGTTTCCATCACGATCCAAAGACAGTTAACCGATTAATGAATGATATGGGCATAAAATGTATGGTACGTATGAAAAAATACCGTTCTTATAAGGGACAAAAAGGTCGTATTGCGCCTAATTTATTGATGCGTGATTTCAAGGCAGAGAAGATGAATGAGAAATGGGTAACGGATGTGACCGAGTTCCATTTGTTTGGAGAAAAACGCTTTTTATCTCCTGTGATGGATTTATGTAATGGTGAAATAATCGCCTATACCCTCATGAATCGACCTGTATATAAACTTGTTTCAGATATGTTGGATCAAGCATTAACACATCTTCAGCCGGGAAATGAAGTAATTTTACATTCTGATCAGGGCTGGCATTATCAGATGAAACAATATCAGAAAACACTCCAAACACATGGCATCAAGCAAAGTATGTCCCGCAAGGGAAATTGTCTTGATAATGCTTCAATGGAGAGTTTCTTTGGCGTGTTAAAATCGGAATTACTCTATTTACAAGAATTTGATAGTATGGAACACTTCGAAGAAGAATTAAAGCAATATATCGAGTATTATAATCACAAACGTATGAAGGTAAATTTAAAAGACCTAAGCCCGGTAGAATACCGAACTCAGGTCTTGGAAGCCGCTTAA
- a CDS encoding DUF2062 domain-containing protein, whose protein sequence is MNNKRKKYNFIQRLGRAFKYNFIKLLRSPGGARKVSLGFAIGFGMEMVVLSSASLIYILFLPIVRIARGSLPAAIIGNVIGKLTFLPVLLLPFAKKIGKLIFPMRVKLGHNAPFSFKGLVHGDFQGVVSFIHGGVHVLIGMTIFGIVLGVASYFIVHYFYEKEKTKRLNRILNKQALRKNNLENNYI, encoded by the coding sequence ATGAATAATAAACGAAAAAAATATAATTTTATTCAGCGCTTAGGCCGAGCGTTTAAATATAATTTTATTAAATTGCTTCGGTCTCCAGGTGGAGCTCGTAAGGTTTCCCTTGGATTTGCCATTGGCTTTGGAATGGAAATGGTGGTTCTCTCCTCAGCTTCTCTTATCTATATTTTATTTTTACCTATTGTCCGTATTGCGAGAGGTTCATTACCCGCTGCAATAATTGGCAACGTTATTGGGAAGTTAACTTTCTTACCCGTTCTTTTATTACCATTTGCAAAAAAAATTGGTAAGCTCATTTTTCCAATGCGGGTTAAATTAGGACATAATGCACCATTTTCTTTTAAAGGTTTAGTTCATGGGGATTTTCAGGGTGTTGTAAGTTTTATCCATGGAGGAGTCCACGTATTAATTGGAATGACCATTTTTGGTATTGTTCTTGGGGTAGCCTCATATTTTATCGTTCATTATTTCTACGAAAAAGAGAAAACGAAACGATTAAACCGAATCCTAAATAAACAAGCACTTCGAAAAAATAATCTTGAAAATAATTATATTTAA
- a CDS encoding GerAB/ArcD/ProY family transporter yields the protein MQATVEERFQVSPYLVFFLVHSIQIGVGILTFQSEIVKGAGNDAWISILLSGSIIHVLLWMMFHVLNKEGTDVIAINQKIFGKWLGNFLNFALLIYFLLVAIVVIRVYFEVIQVWMFPRVSLVALCIFFLPLLYYIVEGGFRIVTGICFFGVVLPLYLILTLLFPLQFAHGENLLPIWNHSIWQILFSAKGMAISYVGFETLFIYYPFIKDPIKSQKWGHYGVAFSTFLYLSTYIVTIVYYSEGQLVQNLWPTLGLWKIMKMPFVERFEYIGISSWALVILPNITLALWCFMRGTKRIFGGKQRIILLFALLIIMGIVPFIKGYNQIRQLSALLNYGGYIVMGGYIPFIFISHFIYSKVKKT from the coding sequence ATGCAGGCAACAGTTGAAGAAAGGTTTCAAGTTTCTCCCTATCTTGTTTTTTTCTTAGTTCATTCTATTCAAATCGGTGTGGGTATCTTAACATTTCAATCAGAAATAGTTAAAGGGGCAGGGAACGATGCTTGGATTTCTATTTTACTATCAGGATCAATTATTCACGTATTACTATGGATGATGTTTCATGTTTTAAACAAGGAGGGAACAGATGTAATTGCTATTAATCAAAAAATTTTTGGGAAATGGCTCGGGAATTTCCTTAATTTTGCCCTTCTTATTTATTTTCTTTTGGTTGCCATTGTTGTAATCAGAGTCTATTTTGAAGTCATTCAGGTGTGGATGTTTCCGAGGGTAAGTTTAGTGGCTTTATGCATCTTTTTTCTTCCTTTATTATATTACATCGTAGAAGGTGGATTTAGAATCGTTACAGGCATTTGTTTTTTTGGTGTCGTACTACCACTTTACTTAATTTTAACTTTATTATTTCCACTTCAATTTGCACATGGAGAAAACCTTTTGCCAATCTGGAACCATTCAATTTGGCAGATTTTGTTCTCAGCAAAGGGAATGGCCATTAGTTATGTAGGATTTGAAACCCTTTTTATCTACTACCCCTTTATTAAGGACCCCATAAAGTCTCAGAAGTGGGGACATTATGGTGTTGCCTTTAGTACTTTTCTATATTTATCTACGTATATTGTGACCATTGTTTACTATAGTGAAGGGCAATTGGTGCAAAATCTTTGGCCAACTTTGGGTTTGTGGAAAATAATGAAGATGCCCTTTGTGGAGCGGTTTGAATATATCGGAATCAGCTCATGGGCACTAGTTATTCTTCCAAATATTACATTAGCCTTATGGTGCTTTATGAGAGGAACAAAACGAATTTTTGGAGGGAAGCAAAGAATCATCTTGCTGTTTGCCTTGTTAATTATTATGGGAATAGTGCCATTTATTAAAGGATACAATCAAATACGTCAGTTAAGCGCGCTCCTTAATTATGGTGGATACATTGTTATGGGAGGATACATACCCTTCATTTTCATTAGCCATTTTATTTATAGTAAGGTGAAAAAAACATAA
- a CDS encoding DUF3231 family protein — protein sequence MEMNIPIQPINLRPEQTQTDEKLTAVEMAKLWATYVGNSMSNKILHYFLQHVKDEEIKTLVENGFLLTQDFMKRIEEILKKDNFPIPKGFTEDDVNLNAPRLFEEEFFVHYLKYAAKAGLSIYAVAIPLVMRKDVKELFIYCNTCTIVLINQINDVLMVKGMIIKPPILPVPEKVDFVKDQNFLKGFLGDVRPLHALEVTHLYDNIENNVTSKALILGFSQVVRNEKVKQLFIRGTDMTDKSVLRYKEKLHKENLPSPSLLDHLVTESKIPPFSDKLMLFHKVDMFSMKMRAFGNSLAVNGRRDIGILYTRSLKNIFLFVDDGANILIENGWMEQPPKAADRENLV from the coding sequence ATGGAAATGAATATACCCATTCAACCAATCAACTTACGTCCAGAACAAACACAGACTGATGAAAAATTAACCGCAGTTGAAATGGCAAAGCTTTGGGCCACCTATGTTGGTAACAGTATGTCGAATAAAATTCTACATTACTTTCTTCAACACGTTAAGGATGAGGAAATAAAAACACTGGTGGAAAATGGTTTCTTATTAACTCAAGATTTTATGAAAAGAATCGAAGAAATCCTTAAAAAAGATAACTTTCCCATTCCTAAAGGGTTTACAGAAGATGACGTAAATTTGAATGCTCCAAGGCTATTCGAAGAAGAGTTTTTTGTCCATTATTTGAAGTATGCTGCAAAGGCAGGACTTAGTATTTATGCAGTGGCCATTCCATTAGTTATGCGAAAGGACGTCAAAGAACTTTTTATTTATTGCAATACATGCACAATTGTCCTTATCAATCAGATCAATGATGTTTTAATGGTAAAAGGAATGATTATTAAACCACCGATTCTTCCTGTTCCTGAAAAAGTGGATTTTGTTAAAGATCAAAACTTTTTAAAGGGGTTTTTGGGAGATGTGCGGCCTCTTCATGCGCTAGAAGTGACACACCTATATGATAACATTGAAAATAATGTGACAAGTAAAGCCTTAATTCTTGGCTTTAGTCAAGTAGTGAGGAATGAAAAAGTCAAACAATTGTTTATTCGCGGCACCGATATGACGGATAAATCTGTGTTACGCTATAAAGAAAAATTGCATAAAGAAAACCTACCCTCCCCATCCCTTTTAGATCATTTAGTAACAGAATCGAAAATTCCACCGTTTTCAGATAAGCTTATGCTTTTTCACAAAGTAGATATGTTTTCGATGAAAATGAGAGCCTTTGGAAATTCATTAGCCGTAAATGGACGAAGGGATATAGGTATACTTTATACACGCTCTTTGAAGAATATTTTTCTTTTTGTCGACGATGGTGCCAATATCCTGATTGAGAATGGGTGGATGGAACAACCTCCAAAAGCTGCAGATCGAGAAAATTTGGTGTAA
- a CDS encoding MalY/PatB family protein, producing the protein MKYNFDEIVNRRGTYSIKWDGGELIKKMGLTDRYDENTIPLFTADMDLPVPQPLIDALHKTVDHKIFGYSIFPDEYFEAIQHWFKKRHDWNIKKEEIIFSPGTVHALTVTVKAFTQPGDGIIIQRPVYPPFTSAIEANGRELLNNALLSNDDGYYQIDFEDFEAKAKDEKTKMFILCNPQNPTGRVFNKDELKKLADICVKNNVLIVADEIHGDLVRSNQTFIPIAKAADDDENIITFTAINKTFNVAGLHCTNVIIPNPEHRKTFSSVMGTHLPSPFTVSALLAVYHEGEEWLEQLKEYIDGTMEWIVGYLAKRMPKVKVRIPEGTYIMWMDFSGYGLTPEEVHDRIYNKANVLLEDGKMFGEEGLHFQRICIPSPRPIIMEAFERIAREFEDLQ; encoded by the coding sequence ATGAAATATAATTTTGATGAAATCGTCAATCGAAGAGGGACCTATTCTATAAAGTGGGATGGCGGTGAGTTGATTAAAAAGATGGGTCTCACCGATAGGTATGATGAAAATACCATTCCATTATTTACAGCAGATATGGATTTACCTGTTCCTCAACCATTAATTGACGCATTACATAAGACAGTTGACCATAAGATATTTGGTTACTCAATTTTCCCTGATGAGTATTTTGAAGCCATTCAACACTGGTTTAAAAAGAGACACGATTGGAATATCAAGAAGGAAGAAATTATTTTTAGTCCCGGTACAGTTCACGCACTAACAGTAACAGTTAAAGCATTTACACAGCCAGGGGATGGAATTATTATTCAACGTCCAGTTTATCCTCCTTTTACATCAGCGATAGAAGCGAACGGGAGAGAACTACTGAATAATGCGCTTCTAAGTAATGATGACGGTTATTATCAAATTGACTTTGAAGATTTTGAGGCAAAAGCAAAAGATGAGAAAACCAAAATGTTTATTTTATGTAATCCTCAAAATCCAACGGGAAGAGTCTTTAACAAGGATGAACTGAAAAAATTAGCTGATATTTGTGTGAAAAATAATGTGCTTATAGTTGCAGATGAAATACATGGCGATTTAGTTCGAAGTAATCAAACGTTTATTCCTATTGCAAAAGCAGCTGACGATGATGAAAATATTATTACTTTTACAGCAATTAACAAAACGTTTAATGTTGCTGGCCTCCATTGTACGAATGTAATTATACCGAATCCAGAGCATAGGAAAACATTTAGCAGTGTTATGGGGACGCATTTACCTTCACCTTTTACTGTTTCAGCACTTCTAGCGGTTTATCATGAGGGGGAAGAGTGGCTAGAACAGTTGAAGGAATACATTGACGGAACGATGGAATGGATAGTGGGATATTTAGCAAAAAGAATGCCTAAGGTTAAGGTGAGAATTCCTGAAGGAACCTATATCATGTGGATGGATTTTAGCGGTTACGGGTTAACTCCTGAAGAGGTTCATGATCGAATCTATAATAAAGCTAATGTTTTACTAGAAGATGGGAAAATGTTTGGTGAGGAAGGGTTGCATTTTCAACGTATTTGTATCCCATCACCAAGACCAATTATAATGGAAGCATTTGAACGGATCGCAAGGGAGTTTGAAGATTTACAATAG
- a CDS encoding aminodeoxychorismate lyase, whose translation MRINLLSSFAAGVLLTTSICSVVYLTDDNSTKKEDNHKTITVQTSVKEMEQKLVAKGYVVQKKADYEKSLKAANEKTAKTVTKVTINVTEGMTSIDVGNILVPSGIVSNAFEFSKTIEQRGLSNKLRPGTYVVDTEMSFDQVVATIFK comes from the coding sequence ATGAGAATTAACTTATTAAGCAGCTTTGCAGCAGGGGTGCTACTCACAACAAGTATTTGTAGTGTTGTATATCTAACAGATGATAATTCGACAAAAAAAGAAGATAACCACAAAACAATAACCGTTCAAACATCTGTAAAAGAGATGGAACAGAAACTTGTCGCTAAAGGCTACGTAGTTCAAAAGAAGGCGGATTATGAGAAAAGTTTAAAAGCTGCAAATGAAAAGACTGCCAAGACGGTAACTAAAGTGACTATTAATGTAACTGAGGGAATGACAAGTATAGATGTTGGAAATATACTTGTTCCATCAGGAATCGTTTCAAATGCATTCGAGTTTTCAAAAACTATAGAGCAAAGAGGATTATCGAATAAATTACGGCCAGGGACATATGTAGTGGATACTGAAATGTCATTTGACCAAGTGGTTGCAACTATTTTCAAGTAA